A window of Chitinophaga sp. MM2321 contains these coding sequences:
- a CDS encoding TonB-dependent receptor, giving the protein MRFFLFFLFVGMLQSHARGYSQSITLSLHHASAEEVFRQIEKQTGFGFIYAREELSKMKPIDLKVTNAGLTSVLNMVFNDQPLTYTISDKSIVVKGRIMHTKDDNTAAITPPFTVIGTVFDENGEPLSGVNIVQEGMSKGVYTDRDGNFSILVADASKGTVLVFSFIGMKTQKLAVDGKTKINLKMKPETVGLNEVIAVGYGTVRKSDLTGSVSKVTLDDATDKPATSVEQLLQGRASGVQITSNTGAPGGGISFSIRGATSISGSNQPLIVIDGYPIDADNDAVKVSGGSQSGYLDKLPADNALANIDPADIESVEILKDASAAAIYGSRASNGVVLITTKHGKTGRDRLSYNTRFDISSLPRKIDVLNTNDYLDYSNEAYLNSGQDSAYKADAMARLGSVNTNWQDLIYRSAYSQNHQLSLSGGSDKLKYAVGAGYLGQQGIVKNSRYDRGSLLINLDREISKRFKFGVSLNGSISKNKAAMQSSDRNDPSTSVVYGALLSRPFDSPLTADDQIDQTQVGNPLTIIELADDQNRVTTLLANMYLNYNIAPGLDVKVNGGVNTRNSRRDFYMPRGTILGNLEGGYAYLGESSSFNYLTEYTLNYNRTLNKKHRINAVAGYTWQQWDRKAFNINVLNFPNDNMLYYDLSSGSSISNPNTTTTQWGLASVIGRANYSFDNRFLATFTGREDGSTRLAAGNKWKFFPSVALGWNISNEKFMRHVNAITSLKLRGSYGLSGNQAVPVGATQARLNSTGSVANEGIQIGYILANMPNNTLHWELTKQQNFGLDMALFHNRITFGFDYYKKRTDGLLIGLTIPPSNGFTQYNTNQGTVENKGYEFDLGAKILTKGVKWDVSGNISFNRNKIISLGKGVQSFTGPAFFAVGGQALNIFQVGSPIGSFYGYRILGIYQNQQDIDKSAQDPSNNKPGTFKFKDISGPDGVPDGIISAADRQIIGNPYPDFIFGITNNLEWKQFSLSFLILGNIGQDVINANRYTTDALSRGLQANVRKEAYDGRWTGEGSSDKYPQATTSASPFSNRFADFIVEDASFVRLKYITLSYTFENKKIKFARSLKFFATGTNLLTLTHYEGYDPEINSHGDSMTPGIDSGSIPQYTTVSFGMNLGF; this is encoded by the coding sequence ATGAGATTCTTTCTATTTTTTTTATTTGTCGGTATGTTGCAGTCGCATGCACGCGGCTACAGTCAGAGCATTACCCTGTCCCTGCACCATGCATCCGCAGAGGAAGTCTTCCGTCAAATTGAAAAACAAACAGGGTTCGGATTCATTTATGCCAGGGAAGAACTCAGCAAAATGAAGCCCATAGACCTGAAGGTCACAAACGCTGGATTAACCAGCGTGCTCAATATGGTTTTTAATGATCAACCGCTAACCTATACGATATCCGATAAAAGTATTGTAGTGAAAGGGCGGATAATGCATACTAAAGATGATAATACAGCTGCGATCACCCCGCCATTTACCGTAATAGGAACTGTGTTCGATGAAAACGGCGAGCCGCTTTCCGGTGTCAATATTGTACAGGAGGGCATGTCAAAGGGTGTTTATACAGACCGGGATGGTAACTTTTCTATTTTGGTGGCGGATGCTTCAAAAGGTACTGTGTTGGTTTTTTCATTTATTGGAATGAAAACCCAGAAACTGGCTGTTGATGGAAAAACAAAAATCAATCTGAAAATGAAGCCTGAAACTGTTGGGCTGAATGAAGTGATCGCAGTGGGGTATGGCACTGTGCGCAAGAGCGATCTTACCGGTTCAGTTTCCAAGGTAACGTTAGATGATGCAACAGATAAACCGGCAACCTCAGTTGAACAATTGCTTCAGGGGCGCGCATCAGGAGTGCAGATCACTTCTAATACAGGCGCTCCCGGTGGTGGTATCTCCTTTTCTATCCGGGGAGCAACTTCTATCAGCGGCTCCAATCAACCGCTCATCGTGATTGATGGTTACCCGATTGATGCAGACAATGACGCAGTGAAAGTGTCTGGCGGCAGCCAATCCGGATACCTGGATAAATTGCCTGCTGATAATGCGCTGGCAAATATCGATCCTGCCGACATTGAATCCGTTGAAATCTTAAAGGATGCATCTGCGGCAGCAATTTATGGGTCGCGCGCTTCCAATGGCGTTGTACTCATCACCACAAAACATGGTAAAACAGGTCGCGACCGGCTTTCCTATAATACCCGGTTCGATATCAGCTCCCTGCCCAGGAAAATTGATGTACTGAACACCAATGATTATTTAGATTATTCCAATGAAGCCTATTTAAATAGCGGACAGGATTCTGCTTATAAAGCGGATGCAATGGCCCGCCTGGGAAGCGTGAATACCAATTGGCAGGATTTGATCTATCGGTCTGCTTATAGTCAAAACCACCAGTTAAGTCTTTCGGGCGGCTCCGACAAACTCAAATATGCAGTCGGCGCAGGTTACCTTGGTCAACAAGGTATTGTTAAAAATTCCCGCTATGACAGAGGTTCCCTCCTCATTAACCTCGACCGGGAGATCAGCAAACGCTTTAAGTTTGGCGTCAGCCTGAATGGCTCCATCAGTAAAAACAAAGCAGCGATGCAATCTTCTGATCGCAACGATCCGTCTACTTCGGTGGTGTATGGCGCCCTGCTTTCAAGACCATTTGACTCACCGCTGACTGCAGATGATCAGATCGATCAGACTCAGGTGGGAAATCCGCTAACGATCATCGAACTGGCTGATGACCAGAACCGCGTTACAACGTTACTTGCAAACATGTATCTGAATTATAACATAGCCCCCGGCCTGGATGTAAAAGTAAATGGAGGCGTGAATACCAGAAACTCCCGTCGTGATTTCTATATGCCCAGAGGCACAATACTGGGCAACCTGGAAGGAGGCTACGCCTACCTGGGAGAAAGCAGCTCTTTTAATTACCTGACCGAATACACGTTGAATTACAACCGGACACTCAATAAAAAACATCGCATCAATGCTGTTGCAGGCTATACCTGGCAACAATGGGATCGAAAAGCCTTTAACATTAATGTGCTTAATTTTCCCAACGACAATATGTTGTATTATGACTTAAGTAGCGGATCCTCGATAAGCAATCCGAATACTACAACAACACAATGGGGACTTGCTTCCGTTATCGGAAGGGCCAATTACAGCTTCGATAATCGCTTCCTGGCGACCTTTACTGGTAGAGAAGATGGTTCCACCCGCCTGGCAGCAGGTAACAAATGGAAATTCTTTCCCTCAGTAGCCTTAGGCTGGAATATCTCTAACGAAAAATTTATGCGCCATGTCAACGCTATCACCTCTCTTAAACTGCGGGGAAGCTATGGACTTTCGGGTAATCAGGCAGTGCCTGTGGGTGCTACGCAGGCGCGGCTCAATTCTACAGGAAGTGTTGCCAACGAAGGAATACAGATTGGCTATATTCTGGCCAACATGCCCAACAACACACTGCATTGGGAGCTGACAAAGCAACAGAATTTCGGACTGGATATGGCATTATTCCATAACAGGATAACCTTTGGATTTGACTACTATAAAAAACGTACCGATGGTTTGTTGATTGGCTTAACGATACCTCCATCCAATGGATTCACGCAATATAACACCAATCAGGGCACTGTGGAGAACAAAGGGTACGAGTTTGATCTGGGCGCTAAAATATTAACCAAAGGCGTGAAATGGGATGTATCCGGGAATATTTCTTTCAACCGGAATAAAATTATCAGCCTGGGAAAAGGCGTACAATCTTTTACGGGTCCCGCCTTTTTTGCAGTAGGTGGCCAGGCATTGAATATTTTCCAGGTGGGTTCGCCCATTGGCTCCTTTTACGGATACCGGATACTCGGCATTTATCAAAATCAGCAGGATATAGACAAGAGCGCACAGGATCCTTCCAATAATAAACCAGGTACGTTTAAATTTAAGGACATTAGTGGCCCCGATGGTGTGCCGGATGGAATTATTTCCGCAGCTGACAGGCAAATCATCGGCAATCCTTACCCGGATTTTATTTTTGGGATTACCAATAACCTGGAATGGAAACAATTCTCTTTATCATTTTTGATACTGGGCAATATTGGCCAGGACGTTATTAATGCCAATCGCTATACCACCGATGCGCTATCGCGTGGGTTACAGGCCAACGTTCGCAAAGAAGCATACGATGGAAGATGGACAGGAGAGGGCTCCAGTGATAAATACCCACAAGCAACTACCTCTGCATCTCCCTTCAGTAACCGGTTTGCCGATTTTATCGTTGAAGACGCCTCTTTTGTGCGACTAAAATATATTACCCTTTCCTATACATTTGAAAACAAGAAAATAAAATTTGCACGCAGTCTTAAGTTTTTTGCGACAGGTACAAATCTGCTGACGTTAACCCATTATGAAGGTTACGATCCTGAAATAAACAGCCATGGAGATTCTATGACTCCTGGTATTGATAGCGGTTCCATACCACAATACACAACGGTTTCATTTGGTATGAATCTCGGCTTTTAA
- a CDS encoding FecR domain-containing protein, translated as MDKSSLERFFTNQCSDAERKSVIRWLLNPENDLIVKEWMREHWDFICALDLNSHQDNPDIEMIWASIQQEIQHKELIAGSFRDIPAPNPRLLYVRHKAKHFMAAAAVIAAIVFGIYFLWSDNPTGTHPVANQKPVNLKPDIAPPGGNKAVLTLANGSTIYLDSAGSGTLAVQDQVHVIKKDNGEIVYTGAAANTITYNTLSLPKGSKPIRLVLSDRSIVWLNAASSITYPTGFMGDKRKVTITGEAYFEVAKNPAMPFYVAHGDMMVKVLGTHFNVNTYSDEQNVKVTLLEGRVAVSQGARNEELKPGQQASLSEKDIQLIQSVDLAEVMAWKNDQFYFSGTDIKTIMHQVERYYNVEVQYKDNVPYKFVAKISRDVNLSQFLEKLELTNLVHFKIDGNVVIVSK; from the coding sequence ATGGATAAATCCAGCTTAGAAAGATTTTTTACGAATCAATGTTCCGATGCAGAAAGAAAATCTGTTATCCGGTGGTTATTAAACCCTGAGAATGATTTAATAGTAAAAGAATGGATGCGGGAGCATTGGGACTTTATATGCGCCCTTGATTTAAATAGCCATCAGGACAATCCGGATATAGAAATGATATGGGCATCCATTCAGCAGGAAATTCAGCATAAAGAGCTGATAGCAGGATCTTTTCGGGATATTCCTGCACCAAATCCCAGGCTGCTTTATGTACGGCATAAAGCCAAACACTTTATGGCAGCAGCTGCAGTAATCGCTGCAATTGTCTTCGGTATTTATTTTTTATGGTCGGATAATCCAACCGGTACCCATCCTGTTGCAAATCAAAAGCCAGTTAACCTGAAACCTGATATTGCGCCACCAGGGGGTAACAAAGCCGTATTAACATTGGCAAATGGATCAACCATTTATTTAGATAGTGCAGGCAGCGGTACATTAGCCGTCCAGGATCAGGTCCATGTGATTAAAAAGGATAACGGCGAAATTGTGTATACAGGTGCTGCTGCCAATACCATAACATATAATACATTGTCATTGCCTAAAGGCAGCAAACCCATTCGGCTGGTGCTTTCTGATAGAAGCATTGTCTGGCTAAACGCGGCCTCTTCTATAACCTATCCTACTGGTTTTATGGGCGATAAAAGAAAGGTTACCATTACCGGTGAGGCTTATTTTGAGGTGGCGAAAAATCCTGCCATGCCATTTTATGTTGCTCATGGCGATATGATGGTAAAAGTATTAGGTACCCATTTCAACGTAAATACTTACAGCGATGAACAAAATGTAAAAGTAACCTTACTGGAAGGACGGGTAGCCGTATCACAGGGCGCCAGAAATGAAGAGCTAAAGCCAGGACAGCAGGCCAGCTTATCAGAGAAGGATATTCAGTTGATCCAATCGGTGGATTTAGCTGAAGTGATGGCCTGGAAAAATGACCAGTTTTATTTTAGCGGTACTGATATAAAAACGATCATGCACCAGGTGGAAAGATATTATAACGTTGAGGTTCAGTATAAAGACAACGTACCATATAAATTTGTAGCCAAAATATCCCGGGATGTAAACTTATCTCAGTTTTTAGAAAAACTTGAACTAACAAACCTGGTCCATTTCAAAATCGACGGTAATGTAGTTATCGTAAGCAAATAG
- a CDS encoding RNA polymerase sigma-70 factor produces MIHEKDLIAELIKGDAQSFRKIYDLYIKKVYHFVRHYVKEKSEADDITQNVFIKIWEKRNVINTEKSFEGFVFTIAYRAIIDRFRQNAAKPYFNTRDMIDPQIASSVCSDDLLHLHQLESLYNKSLQTLPPKRKEIFLLSRHNGLTNKQIAEKLGISIKTVENQMTAALSSLKESLLNSELDITIAIFLFFFF; encoded by the coding sequence ATGATTCATGAAAAAGATTTGATTGCTGAGCTGATAAAAGGAGATGCCCAATCCTTCAGGAAAATCTATGATCTATATATAAAGAAGGTCTATCATTTTGTCCGCCACTATGTCAAGGAAAAAAGCGAAGCCGACGACATCACGCAAAATGTGTTCATAAAGATCTGGGAAAAAAGAAACGTTATTAATACAGAAAAGTCTTTTGAGGGTTTTGTTTTCACGATCGCTTACCGGGCAATAATTGACCGGTTCAGACAAAATGCAGCAAAACCCTATTTCAATACGAGGGATATGATAGATCCTCAGATTGCCTCTTCTGTATGCTCAGACGATTTATTACACCTACATCAGCTGGAATCGCTTTACAACAAATCTTTACAAACCCTTCCTCCAAAAAGAAAAGAAATCTTTCTCTTAAGTCGCCATAATGGGTTGACAAATAAGCAGATTGCGGAGAAATTAGGGATTTCCATAAAAACGGTGGAGAACCAAATGACCGCTGCGCTTTCATCTTTAAAAGAATCCCTTTTAAATTCAGAGCTGGATATAACAATCGCTATTTTCTTATTTTTTTTCTTTTAG
- a CDS encoding cupin domain-containing protein, which yields MKRNNFLFSMLAVFPLVSFARVQKLFTGTSKGFKINAGEGRYHGHIQLKGVNANILDVKVSGKDTNGDLAIFEQTSLSQKKGTPLHLHYAQDEIFFVLEGEYYFQVGEEKYELKKGDSIFLPRNIPHAWTQVSASGKMTVTLQPAGKLEDFFVALAARTTDPSKEEMAALFEANEMKIVGPPLAVE from the coding sequence ATGAAACGAAATAACTTCCTGTTTTCCATGCTCGCTGTTTTTCCATTGGTTTCATTTGCACGGGTTCAAAAATTATTTACTGGTACAAGCAAAGGGTTTAAGATCAACGCCGGTGAAGGGCGGTACCACGGCCATATTCAACTCAAAGGGGTTAATGCAAATATCCTGGATGTAAAGGTTTCCGGAAAGGATACCAATGGTGATCTCGCCATCTTTGAGCAGACCAGTCTTTCTCAGAAAAAAGGCACCCCACTTCATTTGCATTATGCGCAGGATGAAATATTTTTTGTACTGGAAGGGGAGTATTACTTCCAGGTTGGAGAAGAAAAATACGAGTTAAAGAAAGGCGATAGCATCTTTCTTCCCAGAAATATTCCCCATGCATGGACCCAGGTTAGCGCAAGCGGGAAAATGACGGTTACCCTGCAACCGGCCGGCAAATTGGAAGATTTCTTTGTGGCACTCGCAGCGAGAACCACTGATCCATCAAAAGAAGAAATGGCGGCACTTTTTGAAGCAAATGAAATGAAAATAGTAGGGCCTCCGTTAGCGGTTGAGTAG
- a CDS encoding GrpB family protein yields MENNRIIVVPYSDHWATVFNQLKAVFSDRLKDLFISIEHVGSTAVPGLSAKPIIDTDIIIKDKSRFEEIVEILDKLGYTHQGDMGIPGRAAFKRRSELTPEDGSGRTWPQHHLYVCLQDSVSLKNHLSFRDFLRANPRKAKEYGALKLQLAKEYPLDIDSYIEGKTKFITAMLESTGFSQEALSDITAQNKAPK; encoded by the coding sequence ATGGAAAATAATAGAATAATCGTTGTGCCTTATTCGGATCACTGGGCCACTGTTTTCAACCAGTTGAAAGCTGTATTTTCGGATCGGTTAAAAGACCTTTTCATAAGTATTGAGCATGTTGGAAGTACCGCTGTTCCTGGCCTTTCAGCCAAACCTATTATTGATACAGACATTATTATCAAAGATAAAAGCAGGTTTGAAGAGATTGTTGAGATCCTGGACAAACTGGGCTATACCCACCAGGGCGATATGGGTATCCCCGGAAGGGCTGCTTTCAAGAGGCGTTCGGAGCTGACTCCGGAGGATGGTTCCGGCAGGACCTGGCCGCAACATCATTTGTATGTATGTCTGCAGGATAGCGTCAGCTTGAAAAACCATTTATCTTTCCGTGATTTCCTGCGTGCTAATCCCCGAAAGGCAAAGGAATATGGTGCCCTTAAACTACAGCTGGCAAAGGAATATCCATTGGATATAGATAGCTATATTGAAGGTAAAACAAAGTTCATTACCGCTATGCTGGAAAGTACAGGTTTCAGCCAGGAAGCACTTAGTGATATTACTGCTCAGAATAAGGCGCCTAAATAA
- a CDS encoding GNAT family N-acetyltransferase — MKETILDNPAWGSLISEHKHFAEGTDRVKRYRNSIVPFVACRDAGEDSMEDINPWISAGESFYIIGELPVLPKDWKVESELPCAQMLLTPGWSLPLPEEDDVTISLLGDADATAMYELINSVQPGYYNPDTRLLGTYYGIRQQGKLVAMAGERMRMTGFCELSAICTDPAYTGKGYAQRLITQLCRRHVAAGIASFLHVSLLNERAIRLYEHMGFTYRRSISFTKVKKNS; from the coding sequence ATGAAAGAGACCATATTAGATAACCCCGCCTGGGGATCATTGATCAGTGAGCATAAGCATTTTGCAGAAGGAACTGACCGGGTGAAAAGATACCGCAATAGTATCGTTCCCTTTGTCGCCTGTCGTGATGCCGGTGAAGACAGCATGGAAGACATTAATCCGTGGATCAGCGCAGGAGAATCGTTTTATATCATCGGTGAGCTGCCTGTATTGCCAAAGGACTGGAAAGTGGAAAGTGAGCTGCCATGCGCACAGATGTTGCTGACACCCGGCTGGTCGCTTCCATTACCGGAAGAAGATGACGTTACCATCTCCCTGCTGGGTGATGCCGATGCTACCGCCATGTATGAACTGATAAACAGTGTGCAACCCGGCTATTATAATCCGGACACCCGATTGCTGGGGACCTATTACGGTATCCGGCAGCAAGGCAAACTGGTGGCCATGGCCGGTGAGCGGATGCGGATGACAGGGTTCTGCGAACTGAGCGCCATTTGTACCGATCCTGCGTATACGGGTAAGGGTTATGCACAACGGCTCATCACACAGCTTTGCCGCCGCCATGTCGCCGCTGGTATTGCTTCCTTCCTGCATGTATCCTTGTTGAATGAGCGGGCTATCCGCCTTTATGAGCACATGGGATTCACTTATCGCAGATCTATCAGTTTCACGAAAGTGAAGAAAAATAGCTGA
- a CDS encoding porin family protein — MKKRLLSAVAMVLFIISAARAQELHYGIKADLNLFKIDGEGIQSNYNPGVRLGVFATYDFTKAWGLQPELLFTQANDKKSDVFNARYVNTSNHDANSKIKLSYITIPLLIRYNINKLITVNAGPQYSFLFFSNENLLINNRDAFKRNDFGLVGGLTVSLHAVHFYGRYVVGITDLNNIDDRYKWKTQQAQIGVGINIK, encoded by the coding sequence ATGAAAAAACGTTTACTATCAGCGGTGGCCATGGTGCTTTTTATTATTTCGGCTGCCAGGGCGCAGGAGCTTCATTATGGTATAAAAGCGGACCTGAACCTGTTTAAAATTGATGGGGAAGGCATACAATCAAACTACAACCCGGGTGTGCGGCTGGGCGTTTTTGCCACGTACGATTTTACAAAGGCGTGGGGACTACAACCAGAACTCCTGTTCACACAGGCGAATGATAAAAAATCAGATGTGTTCAATGCCCGGTATGTCAACACCAGTAACCACGATGCAAACAGCAAGATTAAACTGAGTTATATCACGATCCCACTGTTGATACGTTATAATATCAACAAGCTGATTACCGTGAATGCGGGCCCGCAATACAGCTTCCTTTTCTTCTCCAATGAAAACCTGTTGATCAATAACCGGGATGCTTTCAAAAGAAATGATTTCGGATTGGTAGGTGGTCTAACGGTCTCTCTTCATGCAGTACATTTCTATGGCAGGTATGTGGTGGGAATCACGGATCTGAATAATATTGATGATCGTTATAAATGGAAAACGCAACAGGCGCAGATTGGGGTAGGTATTAATATTAAATAA
- a CDS encoding RNA polymerase sigma-70 factor: MKPLYTSATDSDLFQLLKEGDIAAFEAIYDRYFIRLLNISYKRMENREDALEIVQDVFVRLYTKRALIENNNYLFAYLQTLLKHGMIDRFRQRMVQQKQYAALKEQVQTHTSDTADQQIDGKKLEEKIQYIINSLPEKCKEAFILSRMQYLSHQMIATKMSISVSTVEKHIVKALHVLRKQLKEE; encoded by the coding sequence ATGAAGCCTTTATATACAAGCGCGACCGACAGTGACCTCTTCCAATTATTGAAGGAAGGTGATATAGCAGCATTTGAGGCTATTTATGACCGTTATTTTATCCGCTTGCTTAATATCTCCTATAAGCGGATGGAGAACAGGGAAGACGCGCTGGAAATAGTGCAGGATGTATTTGTGCGGTTGTACACAAAGCGTGCACTCATTGAAAATAACAATTACCTGTTTGCTTACCTGCAAACACTCCTGAAACATGGCATGATAGATCGTTTCCGCCAGCGTATGGTGCAACAGAAACAATATGCTGCCCTCAAGGAACAGGTGCAAACACATACCAGCGATACAGCTGATCAGCAAATTGATGGTAAAAAGCTGGAAGAAAAGATACAGTACATCATTAACAGCCTGCCGGAAAAATGTAAAGAGGCATTTATCCTGAGCAGGATGCAATACCTCTCACACCAGATGATTGCTACAAAAATGAGCATCTCCGTCAGCACAGTGGAAAAACATATCGTAAAAGCCCTGCATGTGCTCCGAAAACAGTTGAAAGAAGAATAG
- a CDS encoding FecR domain-containing protein, whose protein sequence is MLVYRCDKKDGDRYLMMDDNIDIKILEKYLEGTASAEEQEMIEAWLAEREAHPALFEEEESEEALQYKATAKIAVMDELYATGAVDRPYRKRRIFLLRLAAAASVLSAIVVAASWFWGNITKKHIRNQVASKEARPPLSRNRAILELSGGRTVTLESIQAGQTLQEGQVTIIKTAGNEIQYQPAEMTSQQPVVMNKLSVPKSSQYIVVLPDGTKVWLNAGSTISFPAAFTGKSRDVAVTGEAYFEVAKKVTDHGGNYQPFRVTTKKMTVLVLGTHFNINAYEDEPAVSTTLLEGSVQVKVNKQKIQIRPGEQAQLNNAGNLSVTQPNIKEVVAWQKGYLQFHNTPLQEVFRQIGRWYDVEVVFKGIAQQGSFHGKIYPGMKLPEVLRSLEINGAMFTYDGTKIIVE, encoded by the coding sequence TTGCTCGTTTATAGATGTGATAAGAAAGATGGAGACCGGTATCTCATGATGGACGACAATATAGATATAAAAATATTGGAAAAGTACCTGGAAGGTACTGCTTCTGCGGAAGAACAAGAGATGATTGAAGCATGGCTGGCGGAGCGGGAAGCCCATCCCGCCTTGTTTGAGGAGGAAGAATCGGAGGAAGCACTTCAATATAAAGCAACGGCGAAAATAGCTGTGATGGACGAGCTATATGCAACCGGGGCAGTGGACCGTCCTTACCGTAAACGACGTATTTTCCTGCTGCGGCTGGCTGCCGCCGCCTCCGTGCTGTCGGCCATTGTAGTGGCGGCCAGCTGGTTCTGGGGAAATATAACGAAAAAGCATATACGAAACCAGGTAGCATCCAAGGAAGCCAGGCCTCCATTGTCCCGTAACAGGGCCATCCTGGAGCTTTCGGGTGGACGGACCGTTACTTTGGAGTCCATACAAGCCGGACAAACCCTGCAGGAAGGACAGGTAACCATCATAAAAACAGCCGGCAATGAAATTCAATATCAGCCGGCAGAGATGACATCCCAACAGCCGGTTGTCATGAACAAATTAAGTGTACCAAAATCATCACAGTACATAGTTGTATTACCAGACGGCACTAAAGTATGGCTGAATGCCGGATCAACCATCAGCTTCCCGGCAGCATTTACCGGCAAGAGCAGAGATGTGGCCGTTACGGGAGAAGCCTATTTTGAAGTCGCCAAAAAAGTAACTGATCATGGAGGAAACTATCAACCATTCCGTGTAACAACGAAAAAAATGACGGTATTAGTGTTAGGCACACACTTTAATATCAATGCCTATGAAGATGAACCCGCTGTCAGCACCACTTTACTGGAAGGCAGTGTGCAGGTAAAAGTGAACAAACAGAAAATACAGATCAGGCCCGGAGAGCAGGCGCAGTTGAACAATGCCGGCAACCTGTCCGTAACACAACCAAATATCAAAGAAGTAGTAGCCTGGCAAAAAGGCTATCTGCAATTCCACAACACACCGCTGCAAGAGGTATTCAGGCAAATCGGGCGTTGGTACGATGTGGAAGTTGTTTTTAAAGGGATAGCTCAGCAAGGGTCATTTCATGGAAAAATTTATCCCGGGATGAAACTGCCGGAAGTACTCCGCAGCCTGGAAATAAATGGGGCCATGTTTACATATGACGGGACCAAAATTATTGTAGAATAA